The Cetobacterium ceti DNA segment CCCATTTGTCCATCAGGAAGTCCTACAGCTTCTCCTGAAGCTTTTAATTGTGAATGTGGATATTTGTTTATTAACTCTATAAAATTAGCAGGGTTTGCTGCTAATATTGAATTTTTTTCCTTTGAATTTGGATTTAATCCCCATCCATCTAATATCATTAACATTAAAGGTTTCTTTGCCATTATTTTCTCCTTCTTTATAATAAAAATTATAATCCAGCTTTGATAACTTCGATGAATGATGAAGCTTCTAGAGATGCTCCTCCAACTAATCCACCATCAATATCCTTTTGAGCCATTAAATCCTTAGCATTCTTTGCATTCATTGAACCACCATATTGAATAGTCATCTCTTCAGCAATTTCTCTATCAAACATATCTACTAAAACTTCTCTAATTTCTAAATGAGTTGCTTCTGCCATTTCTGGAGTTGCTGTTTTTCCAGTTCCTATTGCCCATATTGGCTCATATGCAACCACTGTTTTTTTAGCTTCTTCTGATGTTAATCCAGCTAATCCTTCTCTAATTTGCTTTTCATTTACTTCAGCTGTTCTTCCAGCTTCTCTATCTTCTAATTTTTCTCCAATACATAAAATTGGTGTTAACCCATGAGCTAATGCCGCTTTTACCTTAGAGTTTATAAATTCATTACTTTCATTGAAATACTCTCTTCTTTCAGAGTGACCTAGAATTACATACTCTACTCCTAAGTCTTTTAACATAACTGGAGAAATCTCACCAGTAAATGCTCCACTGTCCTTTGGATATAAATTTTGAGCTGCTATTTTAATGTTGCTTCCTTTTACTGTTTCCACAGCAGATTCTAATGATGTAAATGGAGTTCCTATTACTATTTCTACTCCTTCAATTCCATCAGCTAAAGCTCTTAACTCAGTTAATGTAGCTCTAGTTTCCTTTGCTGTTTTATTCATTTTCCAGTTTCCTGCAATAATTGTCTTTCTCATTAATATATACCCCCTAGTATAGTTTTATTTTACAATTAATCATAACATAAGAAAAAATCTTTTTCAAAATCTTAAAGAGTAATATTTTCATCTTTCTTTGGATAGTTTTTCCTCTAATTTATAATATCTTTTCTTAATTCCTCTTTTTCTGCCTGTTCATAGTATACTCTTATATTATCCTCTATTCCAGACATAAGAGACCCTAGGTCGTAATCTAGTATATCAAAAAGCTGTACTGTATCTTCAGCTTCTAAGGCTTGATTAGCCTCTTCAAAAGCTTTTTTAAATTCAAATATAAAATCATCGTAATCATCGTATATAAGATCAATAGCCGTATTTTCCTTAAGAGCTATTAAAATCCCATATGTCCAAGCTACGAAAATTAAAATTTCATCTAATTTTTCATATTCTACCATTGTACTTTCACTATTTAATATTTCATCTAAATTGTCAAAATAATTATCTATATTTTCCTCTAGCATTCCTAGGGATTGCATAATTACACCCCTATTACTTCTTGTTGACACTTCTATTAATTTTACATTTTGTCCTTTTAATATAGAATTCTCAATTATTTCCTTTCCATTCACATAAAGATTTTGTAAAATCTTATCCTGTTTTTTTAAAACACGATTAATTTCATCCATAGCTCCTGAAAACCCTATATTTTTCGGGACTTTATGTCTTTTATTATCTATAAATATATCCATACTATACCCCATAATCCTTTATTTTTTTTAAATATTTTTTTACCATTGTAAGTGAAAAATAAAATATTTTTTTTGGCTTTTTTTTCTTTAGCTCCCTTTCTATTTCAGAAAAAGTACTTCCAGTAGTTACTATATCATCCACTACTAAAATAACTTTATCCTCTATATTTTGTGGAATATAAAAACTTTCCCTTAAATTTTCCTCTCTTTTTTCAATAGTTTTTAAGGAATACATAGGTTTAGTATTTTTTATTCTTTTTATTTCTAAATATTCCACAGAAGCTTCTTTTAAAATCTCTTCTACTTGATTAAATCCCCGTTCTAATTTTCTTTTTTCACTTATAGGTATTGGTATTATATAATCTACCTCTAGATTATTTCTTAAAAATATAATTTTTCTTTTTAATATTTCTCCTATTACATTTCCAAGATAACGCCTATTTTTAAATTTAAAATCCCATATAACTTTTTTTATATCATCATAATAATATAGATAATATAAATCCCCTTGTTTTTTAATCTCTCCCATTTCTAGTAAATTTTTATAACATTGAAGACAGATATAATCTTTATCTTCATATTTTAAAATTTTTCCACAGAGAGAGCATTTTTCATCAAATAAAATTCTTTTAATATTCCGGCTTAAGTTTCTTTTCATCTCTATCTAAAACCTTTGCAGAATACATCTCTGTATATCCACAGTTTAAACAGATTTTCAAATAGTAATTTGAAATTTCCAACTTTAATCCTGGACTCTTTTCAGGTATTATTGCAGTTTTTACTTGATATTTGTCACTTCCACATTTTAAACATTTAAAATCCAATTTCATCACCCCATAAGATATTTTTAATCCAATGGATTTTTTCATCTAAAAAAATCACAGCGTCAAATCTAATAGACCAATTATAATATCTGTTTTTTCTTATATATTCCATAGCTGTATAATATAATCGTCTTTGTTTTTTTGTATCTATTGCCTCTTGTCCATAACCGTAATCTGAGTTTTTCCTATATTTGACCTCTACAAATATAAGAGTTTTATCCTTTTTACATATAATATCTAATTCTCCATATGAACCCATATAATTTTTACACAATATATGTAAACCTTCCTTTTCTAAAAAAGAAATGGCTTTCTCTTCATATATAAAACCCTTACTCCTATTACTTATCATATTTTTCTCCTATTTCATATAGTGTTTAGTATTTTTTTTAAAAAACTTTTTCTATGAATAGGTGTAGGTCCCTTTTCTAGTAGTATCTCCCTATGTTTTTTTGTTCCATATCCCTTATGCTTTTCAAATTCATATTCTGGATACTCCTTTGCCATTTCCTTCATCATTGTATCCCTTGTTACTTTAGCAATAATTGAAGCTGCTGCTATGGCTAAACTTTTCCCATCTCCTTTAATAACAGGTTCCTGTTCTCCAGAATATTCTCTAATCTTATGATTTCCATCTATTAAAGCTTTAGGGATAACTTCTATTTTAGTCTTTAATTCCTCTATAGCTCTTCTCATTGCAAGAAAAGTTCCATTTAATATATTAATTTCATCTATCTCTTCAGAAGTTGCTATTCCAATTCCAACTTCACAATTTTCAAGAATTATATCAAATAGTTTCTCCCTTGTTTTCTCACTTATTTTTTTAGAGTCATTTATCTTTTCAAATTCCTCATGATATTCCTTTATTTTCACAGCGGCTGCCACAACAGGTCCAGCTAAAGGTCCCCTTCCAGCTTCATCTATCCCTATTATATCTCCCTGTTCTAAATCAAATAAATATAAACTATTCATTATTCTCACCTATTTTTTCCACATTATTTAATTCTAATTTAAGTTTTTTACATAAACTCTCAAAATCATTTGGAACTTTTCCAACTATTTCCATCTCTTTTCCTGTAACTGGATGGTTTAATTTTAAGTAATAGGAATGAAGCATCTGTCTACTAGCTAAATCACTAGTACTTCCATAAACTCCATCTCCAACTATTGGATGGTTTAAATATTTCATATGTACTCTAATTTGGTGAGTTCTTCCTGTTTCTATTCTCACTTCCACTAAGGAAAAATTATTAAATTCCGAAACTACCTTGTAGTTAGTTATGGCATTTTTACCATTTTCATATACTACAGTCATTCTCTTTCTATCTTTAGGATCTCTTCCTATTAAAGTTTCTATTCTTCCCTCTTTTTCTCCAAATATACCTTTACAAATACATATATATCTTTTTTCTATGGTTTTATCCTTAAACATCTCTGTTAATTTTAAATGGGCCTCATCATTTTTAGCAACTATTATAAGTCCGCTTGTATCCTTATCCAATCTATGAACAATTCCAGGCCTTATAACTCCATTTATTGTTGATAAATCCTTTATATGATATAAAACAGCATTTACCAAAGTTCCTGTATAAAATCCTTGGGCTGGGTGTACTATCATATTGTGACTCTTATTTATAACCACCATATCCTTATCTTCATACACTATATCAATTGGTAAGTTTTCTGCTTCTAATTCAAGTTCTTTGTCTTCAGGAATTCTAATTACAATCTCTTCATTCCCTTTTAATTTATTTCCACTTTTACTTTTTTTCTTTCCAACTACCTCTATATTTTCTCCATCGATTAATTTTTGAATATAGGATCTTGTAGCTTCCCCTAATACCTCACTTATAAAATAATCTAGTCTTTTTCCCTTATCTTCTTCTGTTGCTTTTATATTTATTATTTCTTTAAAATTTTCCATACTACCTCTTCTACAAAAAATTATTTTTCTATAATTATAACACTATTTTCATGAAAAATAAATTTAAATAAAAAAGAAGAAGGGTCAAAACCCTTCTCTCAAATAGATGATATTTACACAATTTAATTATTTACTCTTTTTTTCAAAATGTCTTTCTAATAATCCTAAGAAAGATCTTCCATGTCTTGCCTCATCCTTTGCCATTTCATGAACTGTATCGTGAATAGCATCAAATCCTAACATTTTAGCTCTTTTAGCAATATCAAATTTTCCTGAAGTTGCTCCATACTCAGCATCAACTCTTCTTCTTAAGTTTTCCTCAGTTGAATCAGTTACACACTCTCCTAATAACTCAGCAAATCTTGCTGCATGGTTAGCTTCTTCAAAAGCTATTCTTGTATAAGCCTCTGCAACTTCTGGATACCCTTCTCTATCTGCTACTCTAGCCATTGCTAAGTACATTCCAACTTCCATACACTCTCCATTGAAGTTAGCTCTTAATCCCTCTATAATCTCTTCATCTCCACATGCAAGTCCCTCTCCAACTTTGTGCTCAGTAGCCCAAACTCTCTCAGCTGACTCCTCATATGGTACAAATTTATCTTTTCCTACTTTACATACAGGACAAATCTCCACAGATGCATCTAATATCTCTCCACATACAATACATTTTACTTTTGCCATAATAATACTTCCTCCTCAATAATTTTAGTTTGATTTTTTAGTTTTTATTTTAATTTTAATTTAATTATTACCTTTTTTAAATTTGTAATTATTTCATTTCTGCTACAAGAATAATATACTATAGATTATATTTTTTGTCAAACTTTTTTTTATTTTTTTCTAAAGGCTATAGCTTCTAATAGATGCTCTCTTTTTATATCCTTTGATTTATCTAAATCCGCAATGGTTCTTGCTACTTTTAAAATTTTATTATAGGCTCTCATGGATAAATTTAAACTTCTAATAGCAACTTTCATCACTTCTTTATTTTCCTCTGTGAGCTTACAATATCTTTCTAAATCTTTATTGGTCATATCTCCATTTAACAACTTATCTTTAAATCTTTTTTCTTGAATTTTCCTAGCTTCTATAACTCTTTCTTTTATTTTTTCTGATTTTTCTCCCTTTTTGCCATTTAAAATTTCCTCTTCACTTAATTTTCTAATTTCCACATAAATATCTATTCTATCAATTATTGGTCCTGAAATTTTTTTGCTATATCTTCTTATATCATAAGCACTACATGTACATAACTCCTCTTCAAATCCATGACCACAAGGACAGGGATTACATGCTGCTATAAATATAAATTTTGCTGGAAATTCCACTCTATTTCTACTTCTAGTTATAGATATTTTTTTCTCCTCTAGGGGTTCTCTTAAAGCTTCTATTGACTCCCTTGTAAACTCTGTAAACTCATCCATAAATAAAATTCCATTAGAAGCTAAACTTATTTCCCCTGGTTTGGGATACTTTCCTCCACCTATAATAGATGTCACTGTAGAGCTATTGTGAGGAGCTCTAAAAGGTCTTTTATTTATAATGGGCTTATTTTCACTTAATTCCCCTGCCACACTATAAATTTTTGTTGAATCTATTATTTCCCTCTCCTCCATAGGAGGTAAAATACTTAAAATTCCCTTTGATAACATGGTTTTCCCTGATCCAGGTGATCCAATCATTATTAAGTTATGACCTCCTGCTGCACATATTTCCAAAGCTCTTTTTCCTAAACTCTGACCCTTAATATCTTCTAGAACTACAGAATACTCCTCCTTTTCCTTTTGTTCCACTATCTCTTTTTTTAAATACTCCCCTCTTTCTATAAATTTAAGAACCTCTTTTAAATTTTTTAATGGAATAATTTCTATTCCCTTTATAATCCTAGCCTCTTCATAATTTTCTTCAGGAATAATTATTCCCTTATATCCCAATTCCTTTCCCAATAAAACTGCACTGATAACTCCCTGAGTTCTTCTTATTTCTCCTGTTAATGAAATTTCACCTATAAACATATAATTTTCCAATACTTTATTATAATCCCTTACAAATCCCATTCCTACCATTACTCCCACAGCTATTGGCAAATCAAAATTTGATCCAACTTTTTTTAAATT contains these protein-coding regions:
- a CDS encoding YraN family protein, which produces MISNRSKGFIYEEKAISFLEKEGLHILCKNYMGSYGELDIICKKDKTLIFVEVKYRKNSDYGYGQEAIDTKKQRRLYYTAMEYIRKNRYYNWSIRFDAVIFLDEKIHWIKNILWGDEIGF
- a CDS encoding ribonuclease HII, yielding MNSLYLFDLEQGDIIGIDEAGRGPLAGPVVAAAVKIKEYHEEFEKINDSKKISEKTREKLFDIILENCEVGIGIATSEEIDEINILNGTFLAMRRAIEELKTKIEVIPKALIDGNHKIREYSGEQEPVIKGDGKSLAIAAASIIAKVTRDTMMKEMAKEYPEYEFEKHKGYGTKKHREILLEKGPTPIHRKSFLKKILNTI
- the tpiA gene encoding triose-phosphate isomerase, with translation MRKTIIAGNWKMNKTAKETRATLTELRALADGIEGVEIVIGTPFTSLESAVETVKGSNIKIAAQNLYPKDSGAFTGEISPVMLKDLGVEYVILGHSERREYFNESNEFINSKVKAALAHGLTPILCIGEKLEDREAGRTAEVNEKQIREGLAGLTSEEAKKTVVAYEPIWAIGTGKTATPEMAEATHLEIREVLVDMFDREIAEEMTIQYGGSMNAKNAKDLMAQKDIDGGLVGGASLEASSFIEVIKAGL
- a CDS encoding ComF family protein translates to MKRNLSRNIKRILFDEKCSLCGKILKYEDKDYICLQCYKNLLEMGEIKKQGDLYYLYYYDDIKKVIWDFKFKNRRYLGNVIGEILKRKIIFLRNNLEVDYIIPIPISEKRKLERGFNQVEEILKEASVEYLEIKRIKNTKPMYSLKTIEKREENLRESFYIPQNIEDKVILVVDDIVTTGSTFSEIERELKKKKPKKIFYFSLTMVKKYLKKIKDYGV
- a CDS encoding RluA family pseudouridine synthase — translated: MENFKEIINIKATEEDKGKRLDYFISEVLGEATRSYIQKLIDGENIEVVGKKKSKSGNKLKGNEEIVIRIPEDKELELEAENLPIDIVYEDKDMVVINKSHNMIVHPAQGFYTGTLVNAVLYHIKDLSTINGVIRPGIVHRLDKDTSGLIIVAKNDEAHLKLTEMFKDKTIEKRYICICKGIFGEKEGRIETLIGRDPKDRKRMTVVYENGKNAITNYKVVSEFNNFSLVEVRIETGRTHQIRVHMKYLNHPIVGDGVYGSTSDLASRQMLHSYYLKLNHPVTGKEMEIVGKVPNDFESLCKKLKLELNNVEKIGENNE
- a CDS encoding ferritin family protein, whose amino-acid sequence is MAKVKCIVCGEILDASVEICPVCKVGKDKFVPYEESAERVWATEHKVGEGLACGDEEIIEGLRANFNGECMEVGMYLAMARVADREGYPEVAEAYTRIAFEEANHAARFAELLGECVTDSTEENLRRRVDAEYGATSGKFDIAKRAKMLGFDAIHDTVHEMAKDEARHGRSFLGLLERHFEKKSK
- a CDS encoding YifB family Mg chelatase-like AAA ATPase, producing the protein MLVKVLSGSYFGVEPFLVNVEVDIGNGLPIFIIVGLGDTIIAESKDRIRAAIKNSGYLMEPKRIVVNLSPANLKKVGSNFDLPIAVGVMVGMGFVRDYNKVLENYMFIGEISLTGEIRRTQGVISAVLLGKELGYKGIIIPEENYEEARIIKGIEIIPLKNLKEVLKFIERGEYLKKEIVEQKEKEEYSVVLEDIKGQSLGKRALEICAAGGHNLIMIGSPGSGKTMLSKGILSILPPMEEREIIDSTKIYSVAGELSENKPIINKRPFRAPHNSSTVTSIIGGGKYPKPGEISLASNGILFMDEFTEFTRESIEALREPLEEKKISITRSRNRVEFPAKFIFIAACNPCPCGHGFEEELCTCSAYDIRRYSKKISGPIIDRIDIYVEIRKLSEEEILNGKKGEKSEKIKERVIEARKIQEKRFKDKLLNGDMTNKDLERYCKLTEENKEVMKVAIRSLNLSMRAYNKILKVARTIADLDKSKDIKREHLLEAIAFRKK
- a CDS encoding zinc ribbon domain-containing protein, with protein sequence MKLDFKCLKCGSDKYQVKTAIIPEKSPGLKLEISNYYLKICLNCGYTEMYSAKVLDRDEKKLKPEY